The window AAGCTATAGTAACATTTAACAGACTGAGTTTTCGTGGTTCTTCTGAGTAGTCACCCTGGTTGAAAACACTTTAGCCAACTACTGTCCTTTCAGCGCATtgtgtgctgtgctgctgtaaTGACAGTAAAAACGGTAAAAGATGATGAATGATTTACTGTTCCATTTGAGGGCTAGGCGGCTTggttatataataataaataatagttCTAAGTGCATAAATACTAAACTGACTAGACTTAATGGCTACCTCATACCCCAAGTTAGTAAGTGCAATATAAGTTATATTAGCGTGTTGGAAGATATCCTTGTGATTTGTCATGGTTGTGTAGTCACTCCGCtcaattctgtttttaatgtaacttttttttttttcaactgtaaatgaAGAGGTATCCCTGTCGACAATGTGAGCAGTCTTTCAACTCTACAACCAGTTTAAGAAGACATATTCGCAATGACCAcgatggaaaaaagaaaatttacaCTTGTTGGTAAGATTTGtatgtttgaaaatgaagaaattgCCATTAAATCAGTAAATTCCAGTTCATTATTGgcaactgtattttatttatttatttattaattaattaatttatttatttatttttacccttAAGGTATTGCACAGATACAAAGACAATATTCAGGACGAGTGTGATGTTGAAGAACCACATTAGTCTTATGCATGGAATCAAAAATCCTGACCTGGGCCAAATGCCAAAAACATCCATCCAGGAGTGCAAAACGGCTTCGGGCAAGGTACGTATTCAATATTTCTTAACATAGATAACAAACTAATAACTGCAGGTACAAATGCAAATGTTACAAATCCTATTGGACATCATTTTAAGATGTGTGACTTTTTTGATTTGCAGGGGCTCATATTACGAAAACCTGCCATGGGCACACAGGAGGAGGGGCAGGATCGTGCTGGCAGTCTAGAGGCTCCTTCAGCAAAGCGACTGAAAACTCAGTTCCGCTGTTCAAAGTGTGGTTTCATCACAGACGACGATACGCAGTTCCAGCAGCATATACCTCAGCATAAAACTGACGAAAACACTCCTCAGTGCCTTCACTGCGGCCTGTGTTTCACATCCGTGCTGTCTCTCAACAGACATCTTTTCATCGTACACAAAGTCAAAGATCCcgaggaagaagagaaaggagaggtTAGAGATAAGAAGCAGCCAGTTAGATCAGCAGAGACCGATGAGGTAAATGACTTGTTACCGGAGCTAAATGAAACTCAGTCCTCACAGGCAGGGGAGCCAACAAGTCTGCAGTGTGACAAGACCGCGGAGTGTAATTTAAAACTGAGCACTCACTCTCAGACACAAACGGTCTCTCTACGGTAGTGAGAGCCACCTCGACACACCTTTTGAAGCTGCTTTCATAGCTTCAgtgttcatgtgaaagaaataaacaacGCTCGATGTTCTGCATGGAGGTGGTACAAAGTCATTgggctttttattttttaaattcctccTAAGATATTCAGAGGCAGTGCAGCACATTCAAACGGTTTCATAAAgaacattattttcataaataaGAGGACTTATTGATAATCATTTTTcaactatttttatttaactttgcATGTTGGCAATATATTCCTCTTGCCTTTCAGACAGCAACATAttacagcttttattttttggtcttttttttgaaaaaacaaatgttccATCCACCCCGACAGGAGACTGAGGAATGTCTGTTAGTTTTTAGGTCTGGCAGTGattgatgtcacagtgaagtggTGGATTTTCTCCTTTGTAATCAACAGCAATTTCAATTGCTTAAATATTGTCTGAAGTATTTAATGCTACACACTATTACCTGGATGTGATCCAGGTTACTGTTTATTATGACATGACAGTGTTGCAATTAATTTGCAGTACAAAGCTAGAATTTTAGTCGCCATTTATTGCAAAACATAGTATAGTTCAATATTCATTTAGAAGCAGTACCTCTGCATTCATACTAAACAGTTAATCTAAAAGGTGAGAGAAAATACAGGCTTGGAGTTGCCTTGCTAAGCAAAGCCTAGTGAAGTTAGGCTACCGTATATGCAAGAACAAGATGCTTTTGACTATACAAGCATTCTgaaatgcttttgttttcaaGTATATTGAactgaaatgtttgatttgtggGTACATGTGTTGTCCCAGAtctggccttttttttttttttttttttttttttttttttttttacacgttttgtttcttttttcttgaatGAGTGTTCAGTGAAAAGGAGGGTTATCGGATGTATGGTTCAGCAGTATTGAAAATACCTCAAATTGCCAGAAGTGTATTTTTCAGGCAAGTGAACGGTCAATGTTATGTCAAATCAGGGTACATTGTTTTGGGTAATCCAGATCAGGTGTGAAAGTGACGTTTGATGGCGTATTGGAGTCAACATTTTATAAACCGGGACCTGTTAACATTATATTTctcatcatcataataataataataataataataataataataataataataataattatatgaGTAAGATGGAGGAATTTGTTAAATGCATGATCACTTAAGAGCTCACAATGATGGATAGCTATTGTTGGCAGGTTCTGATTTGTAAAGCTGCACTTCTTGTTTTGTATTGAATACATGACAGTACCTACCTCCGTGGTAAAAGGCAGTGATGAATAATTagtgttgaaatgttgaaaggCTTTGAGGAGTTGCAGATAATCTCAGTGCAATGTAaaattagtttataaaatgtgtaTTATCCCACATTATTcaattttataaattattttggGAATGATATTAAGGCTATATGGTCATATTGACTTAACTGGCAAGTGAACTTTACTATGTAAGTGCTATGTGagttcttttctttctctgtaatCTTGAGTTCTTAAATCACCATACTGCAGCTGTTTGTCTGCAGAGGCTGAAAAGAATGACTTGTTCACGACTTGTTCTTTTGTAGTGCTTGTTGAAAGACATTTGTACTTTTGATACTGTGTACAGCGAGGACTCGTGTAGGAAAGTAAcctgtgtacatacagtagccAATGAACCCTGGATTCACAGCATTTCTTAAGCCATTACATCTATTCAGCATGCAGTGGCCCATGTGCCTTGCTGTTATGTTTACTTAAAGTACTTACAAATAAATTGGTgcatttaattatatttctgctttgtctttttgtctttttttcctccccaaagtatttacttgtgtgtgtgtgtgtgtgtgtgtgtggtaattAGTGGTTCTGCATTGAGGTCACGTACATCACAATCGTCACAGCAAGTCAGAATGGCACAAGACACCCTAATGTGCATCATGCGTCCAATAAGAAACCAACAACAGATGGATGACTTCATCCCATTGGAATATTAAGCCCATCCTATCTCAGTATAACTGCCTGTCCCCCAAAGTGACAGAACAGTAAAGAGATTTTAATTAACTGGAATTAAATTGCATCAAACACGTTTGAGGAATGAGAGGCACGTTGACAAAGATCTGCAGAGCAGGATTCCTGTCTTTCATCCTTATCTCATACATTGCAATCACATCTTCAATGACTCTTGATTTAACTGAGCTGAGAAATAAAGTTTCAAAGATCAAGGTGAATCCAAGAGGGAATCTGTGGGCAACAGGTAAGAACAATTTTGGCATTGTTTCAtgattttttgcagtttttaagaaaatatttttgacagTTTCCTTTTATTTTGTGCTTATTTAGGACATTTTATGGGCAAGAAAAGTGTGGTGGACAGTTCATTTATGGAGTCTGCCTTTGAAGATGCTCCCACTGAAGTGAGAGCCGTTAGTCCTGTGTACAGAGTGAAGGACCTGCAGACGCTGCTCATACAGATGCTGAAAACTACCCAACAAGCACAACGGAAACAGGCACTGGACAAgtcagtttattaatattattattgttattattattattattattgctttaaCAACTGATGATATGTTTTCCATTCATTCAGAGGAGAAAGGGATCCTGCTTGAGGAGCATTTCAACCACCTTGTAACATCATTACTGTGACAATACGAACTCCCACAGAGGAAGAGGCGTGTGACAAATAATGCTcttgtaaaaatatatttacatatatttcagtgtgataTATTACATTCTGTATGACAGTGTGAAGTGAATCTGCAGTTTGTTCTTGGGTAAAATGATTTGAACCTAATATTTATGATATGCTACCTGTTAATAAATTAGTGCTGAAAGCTAGATCTGTGTCAGCCTTTTCTGCTGATTTTCATCAAATCAGAACTGAAAAAGAAATGGCAGGAAGAGTGGGAAAGAGGAAATAAGAGCCGATATGACTACAGCTTTCAAAGAAAAGTAGGAGAAATAAGAGGATCTTTTGGGTTTCGCTTTATGGAGAAATTAATTGGCAGAAAATTTTGCAACTTGGGGACAAATTTTGTCTTAGTAATAAAGTTAAAGAGGTTTCCTTAAAAAATTTGTGTCGAATATATCGAGCAAAAAAGACATTAGAGAGATTTAGAATTAATATTGAATGTTCTTGCAATTTCTTTGGACTAGAAGAAGAAATaatctgtcatttgttttatcaCTGTATGTATACAAGGATATTTTGGCTGGATGTTCAGCATTATATATGAAGGAAAACTGGGCAAACGATCCAGTTTCAAAATGGCACGACAATAAGAGGCCCGAAGAATaagaaggcaattaaaactaaatgtgtttttgatatatttcttATAGAGCGATGatacattatttttaatttgtattactttttcttaattctttttttcttcttcttgtaacTTTGTATATATACCTCTGGTATGGGCAGTTTTGTGTGTACATATTGTTAATGTGCATGTGTTCTccaaaataaagaatataaagaaaaaaaaaagaaaaatagctaGAAATAGAGGGGgcaatagaaatagaaatgagGAGGACATGATATCAAGGATGAAGTTTGGTCACACCGGTCTGTAGAGTACATCAAACATCATGAATAAGCTACAGGTAGATGTGAACATTGCGGATTAAAGGAAACGGTGGAGAATGTATTTTTATAGTGTCCTAGATTTCAACAAGAGAGGTAGACacttaaaattaaatgattcaTAAGAGACTTTACTAGCGAAATGTTTTAGAGGATTTCAGGTGATGTGCGGTACGCCATTTTTTTCCTAGGacggcgaagtcatgacccgccctactctgcctctgattggctagtactcgttgccttccTTGGTTGGATTGGTCAGTTTTAGGCATGACGATGAGTCAGGGTTAGGATAAACCAATTGGAGGCAGaatagggcgggtcatgacttcgccgtCTTAGGAAAAAAAGTATCACTCCAATCCAGAAGgaggcagtaatgcacctaaaaGCTGTTTACCAACCGccattaaacaacaaaacaagaagaggaaGCAGAGGGAAGCTAAAACATGCTTTTCATTACATCTTAGGCTAGACAGTTTAATAATAGACAGTAGCTATGCCTCTAATAGTGCTGTGTGGTTACCCCTGTAGTGGTAAAACACGGAGGGCAGAAGAGCTGAAGGGGTATTTTGAACAAAATACAGACCGAAAGGTTCATATTGTGGGAGATGGAGCTCTGGGCGTTGAGAAAAACTCAGTGTATGCAGGCAAGTTAAGCTAGCTATATCTAATTACATTCAGATATTAACTGTACATAACGCTGGTTACCGTGTTTTATTAAGTTTTTCTGGAAAACCAGAGTCCCTCGTACATGCTAGTTCTCTCCCAGTTGAACCAGTTGGCTAgaaagataacattttattgaattaaGACTGGTTTCCTGTACTGTTTTGAAGTTTGTGACAAGTGAAAATGCTGTCTGATGAAGACTCACAGGAGTGTTTCTCTCGTGTACAACGGAACATGAGTGTTTGTAGAGGTTTTGGACAGCGATgacataataatatattatgtgtatatatatctgtatatatatgtatatatatatatatatatatatatatttataaaatagtATTTTGAATGGAGTTTGTTGTGTCAGTACAATGTCACTTAATCTACTCTTTACGCAAGAAATTTAGCAACAAACAAAATCTTGCACTGATTGTGTCTGCAACATCTAATTAATTGAGTTAAACAGCTGCTGGAAGTTAAAAATCTAGGGGGGAAAGTATTTAAAATTTCTATTAGCAGTTCAAATTGAAGCTTTTGAATAaactagttgattaatcaatcagttgaaaatgaactattttgataattttccaagcaaaaataccaagaATGATTGGAtattgtcttcttttctttctcttctctttataATAAACTCTTAATTTCGGGTTTTGGACTACTTTTCAAACAGGCAGGCAAACGAGCACAATGTCAATTTGGGTTGTGGGAAATTATGAAAGgcaattttcactattttctgatatttcctaatcaattaatcaagaatatAATCTGTACATTAATTGATAATTTAAATACTTGTTGGTTGCAGCACTACTGTAGTGGCCAAAATAGCACATCTTCTGTTGTTTGATATCACAAATGAATAGTCAGTATCACAAAGACGACTGTTTTGAAACAGGGTCTCTAGACAGCACGCTACATCTGCAGTaacatatgcaaatattgttggATATGTTGCAGATTcccaaaaggaaaaaaataccaGAGCAGCTCTGAAGGCTGAAGTAGAAAGGTGGGTTACAGTTATCAGTTTCTGGACTAGACCCTAATCTGTTCTACagcctttctttttcttcagccTTTTTAATGTTTATCTATTTGTTTTAGGAAAGTCAACAAGGATGACATCGTCATTTTTGATTCgttaaattacattaaaggTAAATTATAGTAATAATAGTGTGCAGATTCTTGATCAcaacatttattgttttgtgtacACTTTTACCTTATTAAAGTTGAAATACCTTACAGGCTACCGCTATGAACTGTTCTGTCTCATTAAACACGCACAGACACCACACTGCCTGGTAAGTACACAAGATAAATTACcgtttaatttgtttaatctgaaaaaagaaaaatcctccAACAACACAACTCAAAATTTGCCATATTTTTGTGAAGGTTTACTGTTTGACGTCAGATGAAGTGAGCTCAACATGGAATACCAACAGAGATGCTGCTGAGCAGTACACCCAGGACATGTTAGTGACATGTCATTACCTTTAAAATTACGTTGATGTATGCTTGTCATTGTCAAAAATGATCATCatacaatatatttatgttgtttCCCTGacatctgttttgtcttttgtagCTTAGATGCTTTAGTGCTGAGATTTGAAGCTCCAGACTCCAGAAACCGATGGGACAGTCCTCTTTTCACCATCCTCAAAGATGACACGCTTCCATTTGAAGACATTTCTGATGCGCTTTTCAAGAGAAAAGCACCCCCTCCGAACCAGTCTACGCAAAGTGTAAGAGACATGCGATCatacacatttctttttctttttttaatttttacacacTTTAACAGTATTTGGTACATATAGAGGTACGTCCTGCCACGCTGTCTTTTTGATGGTATATGATCTCATATTTCTCTGCAGCAACCGTTGTCGTCTACAAACTTCTTGTACGAGCTGGACAAGATCACGCAAGACGTGTTGATGGTATGTCCTTATCTATTCTTTCAGATTTTGTGTTTACTTATTAGTctcagtttttttccccttgtatgttgttttttgtggaactatatgattttattgttttatggcAAATTTTAAGATAAATGTGGGTCCTAAAtattcagaatttaaaaaaatcaactgaTGAGCATCTGTTcaacagtgaaaacatttcACTCCATACAGACCTTCTGCAAAGGAAGTTAATGAAGCACAGAGCACATTATTTATAGCCCACTAACAGGTGTACTAAATGACAAATAGGAACAGAGTGAGTGACAACTTATTGGCTAAAAGCAACaggcagacaaaaacacaaaatagagTCAGTAGGCAAATAATTACATCACAAGGGCTGTTTTCAAAAATAGAATACACAATTGCACACTAATACTGAAATAACCTTGACATCACCCCTTTACAGAGGGAGGACACATTGGTGTGTGGTTTAGACTACAAGGATGTTtaatacagatgggtgacaaattaaaggaaaaaccaacataaagtgtcttggtaaggtgttgggccaccatgttCTGCCAGAACTGCTTCAttgcaccttggcattgattctacaagtctctgaactttactggagggatgaacaccattgttcaaaaagatatttcctcatttagtgttttgatgatggtggtggagagcactgtctaacacaaTGGTCCAAactctcccataggtgttcaattgggttgaggtCTGGTGagtgtgaaggccatagcacaTGATTCATATtgttttcatactcatcaaaccattcagtggcCCCCTAGCGCCctatgaattggggcattgtcatcctggaagagaccactcccatcaggatagaaatgtttcatcataggataaaggtgatgactcagaacaactttgtattgatttgcaatgatctttccctctaaggggaccagaggacccaaaccatgccagtaaaatgccccccacagcataatagagccaccagatcccctcactgtgggggtcaagcattcagacctgtaccagtttttcctttaaattgtcACCCATAGTTGTTCACTACCTTGCAGCTGAGGATAATGGACTTTTTTCGcagaagacattttaacatcacagtaggaaaagcacaggcgGAACTAATAACATGTAGGGTCCACGTATTGAGCTTGCTCACTCACTGGCCTGGATTACTGGGATGCTTCAGTGGAACCGAGTCTTCGTCagtgttattaattacacctgtgctttctcTTTGCTGTGTCAAAATGACTTGGTGACGCTCTGCAAATGTATAGCAACACATGACCTGAGATCAACCCTGCAATCTACTCTTACGTTAATTGATTCTGAGACTGAGTTGTCCACTTATTTCATCAATATATCGCAGACCACATAAGAAGGTAAATGATGAGTTTATTGTTGCTTTTCCAAGTAACACAGCTGGTGCATAATAATGTCATCCAGTCGTCAGAGGATTGACGTCAGGATCTCTGAATACGTCAGCACATAGCAGTATGTCATAAATGTTCTTCTATTACAAGCAGAACAGGAGGAA is drawn from Thunnus thynnus chromosome 5, fThuThy2.1, whole genome shotgun sequence and contains these coding sequences:
- the kti12 gene encoding protein KTI12 homolog — translated: MPLIVLCGYPCSGKTRRAEELKGYFEQNTDRKVHIVGDGALGVEKNSVYADSQKEKNTRAALKAEVERKVNKDDIVIFDSLNYIKGYRYELFCLIKHAQTPHCLVYCLTSDEVSSTWNTNRDAAEQYTQDILDALVLRFEAPDSRNRWDSPLFTILKDDTLPFEDISDALFKRKAPPPNQSTQSQPLSSTNFLYELDKITQDVLMAIFNAQKTSVPGDLISVPGATEKIELTRNINMAELRKLRRQFISYTKMHPTENIGQIANMFVQYLNKSLH